One genomic window of Mucilaginibacter sp. SJ includes the following:
- a CDS encoding pentapeptide repeat-containing protein, whose amino-acid sequence MQSLLYEDQTFTKITAGQLNGTTYENCKFISCDLAHAHLAGITFVDCLFDTCNMLLAELGNTGLQNIRFKHCKLSGVNFGKASDFLFEAHFEDCILDNAVFYKKKNKKATYTDCSMMETDLTEADLGDCKFINCNLKNAFFSRTILKNADLSTSYNFIIDPDDNVIKKAKFSLHGLPGLLAKYDIRIG is encoded by the coding sequence ATGCAATCCCTACTCTACGAAGACCAAACTTTTACCAAAATAACCGCCGGCCAGCTCAACGGCACCACTTACGAAAACTGCAAATTCATCAGCTGTGACCTTGCTCATGCTCACCTCGCGGGCATTACTTTTGTTGATTGCCTGTTTGATACCTGCAACATGCTCCTTGCCGAATTAGGCAATACCGGCCTGCAGAACATCCGCTTTAAACATTGTAAATTAAGCGGCGTAAATTTTGGTAAGGCCAGTGATTTTTTATTTGAGGCGCATTTTGAAGATTGCATTTTAGACAATGCCGTGTTTTATAAAAAGAAGAACAAGAAAGCTACCTACACTGATTGTTCCATGATGGAAACCGACTTGACCGAGGCCGACCTGGGCGATTGTAAATTCATTAACTGTAACCTTAAAAACGCTTTCTTCAGTCGTACCATCCTTAAAAACGCCGACCTGAGCACATCTTATAACTTCATCATCGACCCGGATGATAACGTCATCAAAAAAGCAAAGTTTTCGCTTCATGGGTTGCCTGGATTGCTTGCCAAATATGATATCAGGATAGGATAA
- a CDS encoding M23 family metallopeptidase, whose protein sequence is MQKLVLFFSFLLISTGALAQADTSAFTKFNDFNNLVLKGGVKKPEAQKQFETLLKRINILEMIRAERIIPKTQWVFPLKRYKSSAIGGTHGNGYFDKGYRYLDGNKHGAHPAHDIFINDRNQDCIDDHTQKPVDVVAVDDGWVIACTNQWEPNSNMRGGKFIWVYHPATHIFTYYAHNNQVFVKPGDYVTQGKKIAEVGRTGYNAYKKRSPTHLHFSAFKLVDGIPVPYNPYEQLKKAKTL, encoded by the coding sequence ATGCAAAAACTTGTCCTGTTTTTTTCTTTTCTGTTGATAAGCACCGGGGCTTTAGCTCAGGCCGATACTTCAGCGTTTACCAAATTCAATGATTTTAATAACCTGGTTTTAAAGGGTGGTGTCAAAAAACCGGAAGCTCAAAAGCAATTTGAAACCCTATTAAAACGAATTAACATCCTGGAAATGATCCGTGCTGAGCGGATCATTCCAAAAACACAATGGGTATTCCCCTTAAAACGCTATAAAAGCAGCGCCATTGGCGGTACACATGGTAATGGTTATTTTGATAAAGGATACCGTTACCTTGACGGCAACAAGCATGGCGCCCATCCTGCACACGATATTTTCATCAACGACCGTAACCAGGATTGCATTGACGACCATACTCAAAAACCTGTTGATGTAGTTGCTGTTGACGACGGCTGGGTTATTGCCTGCACCAATCAATGGGAACCCAACAGCAATATGCGGGGAGGCAAGTTCATATGGGTCTATCATCCGGCAACCCATATTTTCACCTACTATGCGCACAATAACCAGGTTTTTGTAAAACCGGGCGACTACGTTACGCAGGGCAAAAAAATAGCCGAAGTAGGGCGCACGGGTTATAACGCTTATAAAAAACGTTCGCCTACGCACCTGCATTTTTCGGCGTTTAAACTGGTAGATGGCATCCCTGTACCTTATAACCCTTATGAACAGCTAAAAAAAGCCAAAACGTTATGA
- a CDS encoding beta-galactosidase, producing the protein MNKKSLLLFVMQLLFIASAFAQYPKMDKLLYGVAYYDEYMPYERLDKDVQMMKACGINVVRIAESTWSTEEPQDGVFDFTHIDRVLNAMQKAGIHVIIGTPTYAVPTWMVKKHPEILAITPSGQNQYGPRQNMDITNKDYRFYAERVIRKIMEHVKDNKAVIGYQVDNETKSYGTAGPNVQALFVNYMKAKYKTLDNINHIFGLDYWSNRINNWDDFPSMVNTINGSLSSEFAKFQRQLVTDYLTWQAAIVREYKRPDQFITQNFDLEWHGYSFGIQPDVDHFAAAKALDIAGIDIYHPSQDKLTGVEISFGGDVARSMKGGKNYLTIETEAQGFPQWVPYPGQLRLQAFSHLASGANMVSYWPWHSIHNSAETYWKGLLSHDFEPNPVYDEAKTIGKDFDRLSAKLINLKKKNDVAILFSNEALTGFKAFGFGWGVRTGYNDVLRQFYDGLYHMNVGCDFVDPTSKNIEDYKLLIVPLLYAAPDSLLKRLNTYVKNGGHIIYTFKSGFADENVKVRTTHQPGIIEEACGIYYSQFTEPSNVSLKADDWNLKPEDKKLNTWMELITPTTAKVLAYYDHPVWGKYAAITENTYGKGLATYIGSLTTSAVTDKLLADAVKKVGLWGADQQIAWPVITKQGVNQGGKTVHYYFNYSAKETSLTYPYNNGKELLSGDNVSKNSDLKLEPWGVKVIEVN; encoded by the coding sequence ATGAACAAGAAATCCCTGCTGCTCTTCGTCATGCAATTACTTTTTATTGCATCTGCTTTCGCGCAATATCCTAAAATGGATAAGCTGCTTTACGGCGTAGCTTATTATGACGAGTACATGCCTTATGAAAGGCTGGATAAGGACGTACAAATGATGAAAGCCTGCGGCATTAACGTGGTGCGCATTGCCGAATCGACCTGGAGCACGGAAGAACCACAGGATGGTGTTTTTGATTTTACCCATATCGACAGGGTTCTTAATGCCATGCAAAAAGCGGGGATCCATGTTATCATAGGTACACCCACTTACGCCGTACCTACCTGGATGGTAAAAAAACATCCCGAGATCTTAGCTATCACCCCATCGGGCCAAAACCAATACGGGCCGCGGCAAAATATGGATATCACCAATAAAGATTACCGTTTTTATGCCGAGCGTGTTATCCGTAAAATAATGGAGCACGTGAAGGATAACAAGGCGGTGATAGGCTACCAGGTAGATAACGAAACCAAATCGTACGGTACGGCGGGGCCAAACGTGCAGGCCCTGTTTGTTAACTACATGAAGGCTAAGTATAAAACACTTGATAACATTAACCACATTTTCGGGCTCGACTACTGGAGCAACCGGATCAATAACTGGGACGATTTTCCGTCGATGGTTAATACTATTAATGGCAGTCTTTCATCGGAGTTTGCCAAATTTCAGCGGCAGCTGGTTACAGACTACTTAACATGGCAAGCAGCCATAGTACGCGAATACAAACGCCCCGATCAGTTCATCACCCAAAACTTCGACCTGGAATGGCACGGCTATTCGTTCGGCATTCAGCCCGATGTTGATCACTTTGCAGCAGCAAAAGCTTTAGACATTGCAGGCATAGATATTTACCACCCGAGCCAGGACAAACTTACCGGCGTGGAGATCTCTTTTGGAGGCGATGTGGCCCGATCAATGAAAGGCGGCAAAAATTACCTTACTATCGAAACTGAAGCACAAGGCTTTCCGCAATGGGTACCGTATCCCGGTCAGTTGAGGTTACAGGCATTTAGTCATTTGGCATCCGGGGCCAACATGGTGAGCTACTGGCCATGGCACTCCATTCATAATTCGGCCGAAACATACTGGAAGGGTTTGTTAAGCCATGATTTTGAACCGAACCCGGTTTATGACGAGGCCAAAACTATAGGGAAGGATTTCGACAGACTAAGCGCCAAACTCATCAACCTGAAAAAGAAAAACGATGTAGCTATCCTGTTCAGTAACGAAGCACTTACCGGCTTTAAAGCTTTTGGCTTTGGCTGGGGCGTACGTACCGGCTATAATGATGTATTACGCCAGTTTTACGATGGCCTGTACCATATGAACGTAGGCTGTGATTTTGTTGATCCGACAAGTAAAAATATTGAAGATTATAAACTGCTGATAGTTCCCCTGCTATACGCCGCACCGGATAGTTTGTTAAAGCGCTTAAACACTTACGTTAAAAACGGCGGTCATATCATTTATACTTTCAAAAGCGGTTTCGCCGACGAAAATGTGAAAGTACGCACTACCCATCAGCCGGGAATTATTGAAGAAGCCTGCGGAATTTACTACAGCCAGTTCACCGAACCCAGCAATGTATCATTAAAAGCCGATGACTGGAACCTGAAACCTGAAGACAAAAAGCTGAATACCTGGATGGAGCTCATTACCCCTACTACCGCTAAAGTGTTAGCCTATTACGATCATCCGGTTTGGGGCAAATACGCGGCTATTACCGAAAACACCTACGGCAAGGGCCTGGCAACATACATAGGCAGCTTAACCACCAGCGCCGTTACCGACAAATTATTGGCCGATGCCGTTAAAAAGGTTGGGCTCTGGGGTGCCGATCAGCAGATAGCCTGGCCTGTTATTACCAAACAAGGTGTAAACCAGGGCGGCAAAACGGTTCATTATTATTTTAATTATTCGGCAAAAGAAACCAGTCTGACTTATCCTTATAATAATGGCAAAGAGTTGTTATCAGGCGACAATGTCAGCAAAAACAGCGATTTAAAACTGGAGCCATGGGGCGTTAAGGTCATTGAGGTTAATTAA
- the tnpA gene encoding IS200/IS605 family transposase: MGNTYTQLYIHFVFAVKYRASLIDETWAERLRQYITSIVQKQEHKMIAINNMPDHLHLFIGLNPNQAISNLIRIVKSDSSEWINKENLTRGKFQWQEGYGAFSHSRSQVNKVVNYITNQQEHHKKKTFLEEYQQILKDFNIEFDERYIFKLPE; the protein is encoded by the coding sequence ATGGGAAATACATACACCCAATTATATATTCATTTTGTATTTGCGGTAAAATATCGCGCGTCGCTAATTGACGAAACATGGGCAGAAAGATTGCGGCAATACATAACTTCTATTGTTCAGAAACAAGAACATAAAATGATCGCTATCAACAATATGCCTGATCATCTGCATTTATTTATTGGATTGAATCCTAATCAAGCTATTTCTAACTTGATAAGAATCGTCAAAAGTGATTCTTCTGAATGGATCAACAAAGAAAATTTAACACGTGGTAAATTTCAATGGCAGGAGGGCTATGGTGCTTTTAGTCATAGTCGGTCGCAGGTGAATAAAGTAGTGAATTATATTACCAATCAACAAGAGCATCATAAAAAGAAAACCTTTTTAGAGGAGTACCAGCAGATATTAAAGGATTTCAATATTGAGTTTGATGAGCGATACATTTTCAAATTGCCCGAATAG